From Paenarthrobacter sp. A20:
CACGCCCCAAATTGCGACGATGAAAGCAGCCGCGCCTTGTCCCAACAGCTTGATCCACCATCGGATGTCCAGGATGTCGTCGGCCACTCCAACGGCGACAATCACGACTGCGCCGGCCAGGATCCCCCACGGAGCATCGTTGTGCCTGAAGATGTCCTTGACGAAGAAAGAGTTGCTGGCAACCACCAAAGCCACGAAGAAGCCGGTAAAGATGCCCAATCCCCCGAGTTTGGAAATCAGTGCCGAATGCATGTCCCTGCTGCGGATCGGACGGTACAGGCGCAGTCTGTTTCCGGCGACGCGGGCACCCCACGTTCCCGCGTAGGACACCACGGCAGCCGTGAGTGCCATCAGCAGATACATGATCATGATGCGGCTCCCGGGAGCGGCCCGCCCGCTGTTCCGGAAACGGTGACCAGCGGACGCAGCCGGCGCGTCGCGTGTAAGCCGGTGGTTTCCGGGCACCTTGAGGGGTGGAATTCTGTCTTTGGATAAATGGAACTACTCCGTCGCCATGCCTGCACCGGCTGTGCCGAATGTTGCGGGATTTCTGTGGACTCTAGTCACGATACTAATGCCAACGGCCGTGACCACCCTGTGACGCAGCCGCAAAGCCCCCGCCTGTTGAGCAGGGCCTAAGCTGCGAAGTTGTCAGCTCACCGGCTCTTTGACGTTCCGCAATGGGTAGATTCCCTCAAGCACCTTCTCGTTGGAACGCGGCGCCTTCAAACTGTGGCGCAGGCCCTTGAAGAGCCCGTCAATCAGCACTTTGCGGTTGGACGATGCCGCGATGGTGCGGGTCCAGTTACGCAATGAGGCGCCGGTAAAGAGTATCTTCTCCCACGGTGCAAGTGCGCTGGAACGGGTGTACACCCAGAGCTTGTTCCGCACTTCGTAGTAAAAGCGCGGTCCGGGATCCGCGCCCGCGTCACCAAATACTTTGGTGTGATGGTTCGCCACCGATGCGTCGGTACTCAGGGCCGTCCCCCGGCGCGAGACCCGGGCGGTGTACTCGAGGTCGTCATTCCAAATGAAGTAGTCCGCAATGGGCAGGCCGTACTTCCGGATCTCTTCGGCACGGATCAGAACCGACACGAACGAAGCACTGCGGATCTGCGTGGCACCAACCCGCGCTGCAGCGTTGCGTGCTTCTTCGGTGGCACCCATCCGGGGCCGCATGCGGTTCATGGGGTGGTCCCGGCCATCGGTCCACACGACGCGGCTCGCGATGAACGCCGGAACATCTCCGGTTTCCTGCAGGTAGGCGTTGGAAACGTCCAACGCTTCGCCCAGCGCCCCCGATTGGGGTTCCGTGTCATCGTCCATGATCCAGACGTGGTCCGCACCGTGGTCCAGTAGGGCCCGCTCCATGCCAACCACAAATCCACCGGCGCCGCCCACGTTGGTATTCAGCGTCACCACGTCGGTGGTCAGCGGCCCTTGGTAGCCCTGCAGGAATTCTGCGGTTCCGTCCGTGGAAGCGTTGTCCACGACGACGACGGCGTCCGGCACCCGGGTGCCGGAGGCGATGCCCGCCAATGTGGTTTGGAGGAGCTCATGCCGGTTATAGGTCACCACGACAGCGACCACGACAGCTTGGGATGTCATTTACTTGCCTTTGGTCTTGGGTGATTGAAAACGGCGCCGAATCAGCAGGCCGGCCAGCTTCCAAGGTTCAACGAAAACTCTGTACGCAACCCGGCCCGGATGAAGGACCAAGCGCCACGCCCATTCAAGCCCTAAACGTCCAAGCCAGCGCGGAGCCAGCTTCTGGATACCCGCGACTTGCTCGATGGCCCCGCCAACGGCGCAATAAGTAGCAGGCGGCAGTTGCCCAAGACGGCGGTTCAAGACGTGTTCCTGAAGCGGCATGCCCAGCCCAAGCAACACCAGCTGGGGCCGGAACGTGCTGAGCCAGCCAACCACGGCATCTTCAAGCGCATCGTCCCAGCCTTCGCCGGGCATGCCGTCTACTGTGGCTCCGGGAAGGATGGAGCGCAGGCGGACGACCGCTTCGGTATTGGCCTCACGTCCGGCACCGATGACAGCAACCCGGTGCAGCCCGGGAACCTTGCCGAGTTCCGGGATCCAGTCCATGGAACCCAAACGGTAGGCCATGGCTCCTTCGCCCAGGGGCGGAAGCTGCCGTTTGCGAGCAAGTCCCCACAACAGTGTCGCCGGGGCTCCGTCCAAGAGGACTATCGAGCTTTCCTCATAGAGTGCCCGAACGTCGGGACATGAATGAAACAACGTGATGCTGTGCAGGTTATGTCCGAGCACAGTGCTCGTGGTCCCGGCAGCAATGAGTCCACCCATCGCATCAATAAGTTCGTCGACGCGCAACGGAGTAGCGTCGACGTCAAGGACGGGGACGCGCTGGCGGTCCGGAATCATTCGGGCTTGGCTTCTCGTGCAGCCTGCGGTTCCACATGGTCGTCAGGGGTCGACTCACCCTCCGGCGTCGATTCCTCGACGACGGCGGCTTGGGTCACTTCAGCCGTTTCTGCACCAGCTTCCTCTTCGAGGGCGACCTCATCTGCTGGAGCCGGCGTCTCTACGGGCACGGTCTCGCCAAAG
This genomic window contains:
- a CDS encoding glycosyltransferase gives rise to the protein MTSQAVVVAVVVTYNRHELLQTTLAGIASGTRVPDAVVVVDNASTDGTAEFLQGYQGPLTTDVVTLNTNVGGAGGFVVGMERALLDHGADHVWIMDDDTEPQSGALGEALDVSNAYLQETGDVPAFIASRVVWTDGRDHPMNRMRPRMGATEEARNAAARVGATQIRSASFVSVLIRAEEIRKYGLPIADYFIWNDDLEYTARVSRRGTALSTDASVANHHTKVFGDAGADPGPRFYYEVRNKLWVYTRSSALAPWEKILFTGASLRNWTRTIAASSNRKVLIDGLFKGLRHSLKAPRSNEKVLEGIYPLRNVKEPVS
- a CDS encoding WecB/TagA/CpsF family glycosyltransferase, producing the protein MIPDRQRVPVLDVDATPLRVDELIDAMGGLIAAGTTSTVLGHNLHSITLFHSCPDVRALYEESSIVLLDGAPATLLWGLARKRQLPPLGEGAMAYRLGSMDWIPELGKVPGLHRVAVIGAGREANTEAVVRLRSILPGATVDGMPGEGWDDALEDAVVGWLSTFRPQLVLLGLGMPLQEHVLNRRLGQLPPATYCAVGGAIEQVAGIQKLAPRWLGRLGLEWAWRLVLHPGRVAYRVFVEPWKLAGLLIRRRFQSPKTKGK